From a single Lolium rigidum isolate FL_2022 chromosome 7, APGP_CSIRO_Lrig_0.1, whole genome shotgun sequence genomic region:
- the LOC124678300 gene encoding probable glucuronosyltransferase Os04g0650300 — MKLPLSAASPDSTPELAKPSLPTTWLILHALFCATSMAVGFRFSRLVVFLLFLPTPPLNPAAHLVSLVSPPLTLATANATATITTTTTTTTTVTTTTTVAETDAFAHHQVHHGPVFVGRHAIRVRKWPHPDPSELLKAHHILAAVQSAQRSSSRRGSGPPRPVIAVTPTATSALQAPSLTSLAHTLRLVDGPLVWIVVEPGHRTDAVDAVLSRSSLDFHHLVGPDAASTAQLRMHALREIRKQKMDGIVVFADENGILRTELFDEAQKVKSVGALPVGILGEDEGTKESFLQAPACDEAGKLVGYHVSEETLLPADRSDMLLSSRLEWAGFVLNARVLWESAAERPEWVRDLDAVGDAHLDSPLALVADAGRVEPLAGCAQAALAWSLRSDALREVKFPHEWKFDAPLVNAASRQQSVANTEDGH, encoded by the exons ATGAAGCTCCCGCTCTCGGCGGCCTCGCCGGACTCCACGCCGGAGCTGGCCAAGCCGTCGCTGCCCACCACCTGGCTCATCCTGCACGCGCTCTTCTGCGCCACCTCCATGGCCGTCGGCTTCCGCTTCTCCcgcctcgtcgtcttcctcctcttcctccccaccCCGCCCCTCAACCCCGCCGCGCACCTCGTCTCCCTCGTCTCCCCGCCGCTCACGCTCGCCACCGccaacgccaccgccaccatcaccaccaccacaaccaccaccaccaccgtcaccaccaccaccaccgtcgccGAGACCGACGCCTTCGCGCACCACCAGGTCCACCACGGCCCCGTCTTCGTCGGCCGCCACGCCATCCGCGTCCGCAAGTGGCCCCACCCGGACCCCAGCGAGCTCCTCAAGGCACACCACATCCTCGCCGCCGTCCAGAGCGCGCAgcgcagcagcagccgccgcggGAGCGGCCCGCCCAGGCCCGTCATCGCCGTCAcccccaccgccacctccgcgCTCCAGGCGCCCTCGCTCACGTCCCTCGCGCACACGCTCCGCCTCGTCGACGGCCCGCTCGTCTGGATCGTCGTCGAGCCGGGACACCGCACCGACGCCGTCGACGCCGTGCTCTCCCGCTCCAGCCTCGACTTCCACCACCTCGTCGGACCCGACGCCGCTTCCACCGCGCAACTGCGAATGCACGCACTAAG GGAGATACGGAAGCAGAAAATGGACGGCATCGTGGTGTTCGCCGACGAGAACGGCATCCTGCGCACGGAGCTCTTCGACGAGGCGCAGAAGGTCAAGTCCGTGGGCGCCCTGCCCGTCGGCATCCTCGGCGAGGACGAGGGGACCAAGGAGTCCTTCCTCCAGGCGCCGGCCTGCGACGAGGCCGGGAAGCTGGTGGGCTACCACGTGTCCGAGGAAACCCTGCTGCCCGCGGACCGGAGCGACATGCTGCTCTCCAGCAGGCTCGAGTGGGCCGGCTTCGTGCTCAACGCGCGGGTGCTCTGGGAGTCGGCGGCGGAGCGGCCCGAGTGGGTGCGCGACCTCGACGCCGTCGGCGACGCGCACCTCGACAGCCCGCTCGCGCTCGTCGCCGATGCCGGCCGCGTCGAGCCGCTCGCAGGCTGCGCCCAGGCGGCGCTCGCCTGGTCGCTACGCTCCGATGCTCTGCGCGAGGTCAAATTCCCGCACGA ATGGAAATTTGACGCTCCTCTAGTAAATGCCGCCTCGCGTCAACAGAGTGTAGCAAATACTGAAGATGGTCACTAG